Within the Catalinimonas niigatensis genome, the region GGTTATGGTAGTAATAATACTGTTTGATTATCTTCTATCAGAGGCTGCACTTGCATTAGCCGGGGTTTTGCATTGTTGCGGCTGATGATTACTTTCCTCTGTACTCCGATTTTGATCTGCTTCATGTCTCTGGCTTCACCATAGACGGCAAAACCACTGTTCCAGGCTTCAATAGCTTCAAAGTTTCCATCTCCTTTGCCTTGCAGGTAACTGCCATAAGAGGCATCATAACGACCCAGCGTAGGCACATTGCCATCAAAGTTACCCACTGCCAGCACATCTGCAATACCGTCCTGGTTAAAATCTTCTGTCAGAAAGGCATATAACGGAGCATACTGAACGGAGGTCGGAAAATTGTGGATCATATATGCACCATTACCCTGGTTAAGCAGATACACCGATTGTAACATCTGCACTTTTTTAGTTACAGAATTGCTGATGAAGGCTTCCGAAAATACTTGTTCAAAGGTATGGCTGGCAAAGGAAGCATAGTCGTTGTACCTGATCCTGATGGGTGGAATCTGTTTTTTCAAGGCATCCAGTCCGGCATACACCCATTCTTTTCCCTGCCGGTAATAAGTCATGATGGGATCTGTCATCAGGTTGTTGTCAAAGTCTTTGACATACAGGCCGAGAGGCTCCTGAGGCGAGGCTTTTAGCTCCGAATTCAAGCCCATGTTTCCGCAAAGCAGGTCCAGTTTGCCATCAGCATTCAGATCAGCAGCCTCTATGGTATTCCACCAGCCGGAAGTATTGGGAATTTCTCTTTTCTCTATGTTATCTTTACCAAAGGAAAGAAAAGTAATGGGCATCCACTCACCAACTACTGCCAGTTCCCGGCTATCTTCCAGCCAGACCGCATCCGAAACCATTCCCAATTGAGCTAATACCTGAGCATATGCGGTGGTATCTTGTATCAATTGTCCCTGTCCATTGTTCCAAAGTAAATAGCTGTCAGGCGAAAGTCCGTAAGCTCCTACTACTGCACGCGTACCTACGAACAGATCTGTGTAGCCATCGCCATCAAAATCAGTGGCTACCACACAGGAGCCATTGTCATTGGGCAGGGATTGCTCCGACCTGACAAAATTTCCCAATCCATCATTAAGATAAAGGCGATCTTCGTTGTTTTTGCTTTGGTTGAATTGCCCTCCCCCACTCACCATATAAAGATCGGCGTCTCCATCCTGATCTGCATCAAAAAACAACGAAGTTATATCTTCGTGTACTTGGTCCTGTTCAAAAACAGAGGTACTGCTTTTGACAAACAAAACGGAATCTTGAGGACTTTGCAGATATAGTTCTCCTGCCTGGCCTGAGGCTCCTCCAATGAAAAAATCTTCCAGTCCATCTCCGTTAACATCAGCGACAGCAAGCCCAGGTCCTTCAGTAGAAAGCTTATGGGGAATCAGCCTTTCCATATTAAAATCTATGAAATGATTTTCCTGGTGTTTAAAAGTGATACCTGTTTCTTCGGTAATGTCACTGAACATTTTAGGAACAGAAGATCGAGCTACTTTTTGGGAAGCAGGTTTTTTCTCAACTTCCAGAAACTGATCGGCAGGCACATCTAATAACACCTGCTGACTTCCATCAGGCCAAAGGATAGCGATTTTCTGGATAGCGGAAGCCTTACCCAGACCAAAATTCAAGGTATAATCTACCGAAGACTGCCAGCCTCTCACCGGTTGAAGTTCCTGAATCATTTCCATCTCTTCTATTTTGACAATTACCCTGGCTCCTACGCCATAGGGATTTTGCTGATCTCCTTTCAGCCTGATTTTGATAAAATGATTTTCACTGATTTGCCCGGAATTATTCCGATACACAGCAGCAGGTGCATTCAAATGGTTAACTACCAGATCCAGGTCACCATCATTATCCAGGTCTGCATAAGCCGCGCCCATAGAATAGCCTACCTCATTCAACCCCCAATCCGCAGATACATTTTTGAAAGTCAGATTGCCTTGATTTTGATATGCATAATTGGACACTGCGCCTTCAGGCATGCTATGGGCTTTTTCCAGTGCAGACTGTTTCTGTCCTGCTTCCTGATCGTAGGTATAATTGATGTAATCCAGGTCAATGGGTCTGCGCAGAATACCGTTGGTGATGTAGATATCTTTCCAGCCGTCATTGTCCAGATCAGCCATCAAAGCACTCCAGCTCCAGTCGGTAGCATCTACACCAGCCAGTTGACCGATCTCACTGAACTGTACATTGCCTTCAAACAGATTTCCCCGGTTGAGGTGCAGCATATTGCGGGGATATTGATAATAGTAACCAAAACCCAGTTTGTATGCATAAATATCATAGGGATCAGGACCGGCTGACTTTTTTTTGATGACTTCATCCTCCGGCTTCATGTCCAGGGTGAGGATGTCCAGCAGGCCATCATTGTTAAAGTCAGCGATATCGCTGCCCATAGAGAAAGTACTGGAGTGTCCTAATGTTCCTTTGATATCTTCACGAAAAGTGCCATCGCAGTTGTTGTAATAGACATAATCATTTTCGTGAAAATCATTGGACACATAGATATCCGGACAGCCATTGTTGTCCAGATCGCCGATAGCCACTGCCAGTCCGTAGCCTAAAGCCGCGCCATAAATGCCTGCTTCTTCGCTTACATCCTGGAATTTTCCATTCTCATTTTTAAATAACTGATCTCCTGCCAGGCTGTCGCGACGGGTCCGCAACACAGCTTTGATGTATACATCCGGGTTATGCACCGCATGCCTGAGCTGGTACATGTCCAGATCACCATCTCCATCGTAGTCAAAAAAAGCAGCCTGCTGCGCATAGCCTTTGATGGCTAACCCATATTCCTGTGCTTTCTCAGTAAATGTTATTTGCCTATCTGGCTGAGCACCATTATTGATAAAAAGCTGATTGTGCCCTTTGAAAAAATTGTATTGGGAGACCTGTGAGACATAAATATCCAGCCAGCCATCTCCATTGACGTCGGCCATCACTACACCGGTGGTCCAGTGGTCAGGGCCATACAATCCGGCTACTCCTGCCTGCTCGGTGATGTCCTCAAAAATCATGTCTCCTTTGTTAAGATACAGTCGGTTGGGCAATCGATTGGCGGTAAAATAAATATCGGGCAGGCCATCATTATTGATATCGCCTATGGCGACCCCTCCTCCGTTATGGGCATAGAGGTATTCATTGATATTAATCTCTTCAGTTTCAGTAAGCTGGTTGATAAATGTGATACCCGTTTTTTCAGCAGCAAGTGAAGAGAATAATTTAGGTTCCGATTCACAGCCGCAGAACAGGCAAAGCACCAGCAAACCTACCAGAAGTTTCTGCTTCATGCCATTTGTTCCCAGCCATATATGATCATACCATTTCACAAGTTTGGGTTATTGCGTTC harbors:
- a CDS encoding VCBS repeat-containing protein — its product is MKQKLLVGLLVLCLFCGCESEPKLFSSLAAEKTGITFINQLTETEEININEYLYAHNGGGVAIGDINNDGLPDIYFTANRLPNRLYLNKGDMIFEDITEQAGVAGLYGPDHWTTGVVMADVNGDGWLDIYVSQVSQYNFFKGHNQLFINNGAQPDRQITFTEKAQEYGLAIKGYAQQAAFFDYDGDGDLDMYQLRHAVHNPDVYIKAVLRTRRDSLAGDQLFKNENGKFQDVSEEAGIYGAALGYGLAVAIGDLDNNGCPDIYVSNDFHENDYVYYNNCDGTFREDIKGTLGHSSTFSMGSDIADFNNDGLLDILTLDMKPEDEVIKKKSAGPDPYDIYAYKLGFGYYYQYPRNMLHLNRGNLFEGNVQFSEIGQLAGVDATDWSWSALMADLDNDGWKDIYITNGILRRPIDLDYINYTYDQEAGQKQSALEKAHSMPEGAVSNYAYQNQGNLTFKNVSADWGLNEVGYSMGAAYADLDNDGDLDLVVNHLNAPAAVYRNNSGQISENHFIKIRLKGDQQNPYGVGARVIVKIEEMEMIQELQPVRGWQSSVDYTLNFGLGKASAIQKIAILWPDGSQQVLLDVPADQFLEVEKKPASQKVARSSVPKMFSDITEETGITFKHQENHFIDFNMERLIPHKLSTEGPGLAVADVNGDGLEDFFIGGASGQAGELYLQSPQDSVLFVKSSTSVFEQDQVHEDITSLFFDADQDGDADLYMVSGGGQFNQSKNNEDRLYLNDGLGNFVRSEQSLPNDNGSCVVATDFDGDGYTDLFVGTRAVVGAYGLSPDSYLLWNNGQGQLIQDTTAYAQVLAQLGMVSDAVWLEDSRELAVVGEWMPITFLSFGKDNIEKREIPNTSGWWNTIEAADLNADGKLDLLCGNMGLNSELKASPQEPLGLYVKDFDNNLMTDPIMTYYRQGKEWVYAGLDALKKQIPPIRIRYNDYASFASHTFEQVFSEAFISNSVTKKVQMLQSVYLLNQGNGAYMIHNFPTSVQYAPLYAFLTEDFNQDGIADVLAVGNFDGNVPTLGRYDASYGSYLQGKGDGNFEAIEAWNSGFAVYGEARDMKQIKIGVQRKVIISRNNAKPRLMQVQPLIEDNQTVLLLP